aaaatctacttccTTATTATGCTGTCATCATATTCCTGTAATGTTATTGTGTCCTTGTGCATGTAAATCTGTGTGATTTGAACATCATACTGCAGACTAATGAAGACATCTGGGACCTTCGAGTGTCAGGGCTCCGTTTAACTTGTTTTTGCACCTGTGTTTCCAGGTGTGTCAAACCTTTCGCGTTGAAGGGGTGCGGTTGCTGGTGGTTATGGCGAAGCCCTCTCAGGGCGAGGAACAAAATAACAAACCATGACAGGCACAGGGAGCATTGTGAGCGAGAGAAGTGAGAGAATGAGACTATAACTGGCTTAAGAAACTGATCAAGCATTCAGCATTATGTAACAGCATTAGGTCAGCCTGCTGCTCACAGCTGGGCCAGGGACTACCAGCTCTCATGAGAATGTGGCTCAAATCACAACGTAAGCCAGAGCTATAGTGCTCAAATTTGGCTCATAGTGTGTGGAAATCATGCCGAGGTGCTGCTGGAGTATCATCGTCTCTGAGTGACTGTCATTAGGCCCCAAAATGCTAAGTGTTATGTGAACGTGCAGCAGGCCGAATGTCTGGACAAATGAGATGAAGAGCGGATTAGTGACATAAACGGTCACTGTCCTGAATTAGCCTGCTCGATGCTCTATATGTTAACGAACCCATCACCCAGAGGGCAGTGGATTGTGAAGTACAGACTTCACCTTCTTCCTACTTCGCCCTGTTCACCGTAAACCAGtgagaaaaatgtattaatataatCTCTAATGTAAAATAACCAAAACTGTTGCGTTTTTGTGTAGGATCCCATTACTTGTCATAAGAAGCTGACAGTCAAATGTTTCATAATGTGGAGCTGTACAGGAGCTTAAAAATAGCTGATAGGCCCTTTAAAATGGAGTAGAATAGTTTGAAAGCAGGCTGTTAAGGCATTATGGAAAATGTAGTATCCAAGTCTTTGAAGCTTGACCAAGAACTGAAAGTTAGAACATTTCAGTCTCTGCCGCTTTGATTTGATCATTTTTCTATTTAGCTATTCTGGGAGCATATAGAAATTagcacacaaatgtaaaataagttttaacaactcaaaacatttaatgcatacgttagtttctgtgtttctgaagGGATATTTTCTAGTTATTTCATGGCCAAATACGCAGATTGACTTACTATTGTAATATGATGCCAAGGGGAAGTTACTTGTGTAAAGAAATGAGATATTACTCCTTGGAACAAACtcttctacatttactgcatctGGCATTTGCCACCAGATGTCCAAGTACGACTTCAGAGTCCGGTCGCTTATTGTTCCTCGTCTAAATCCTTGACTGAATATTCTGAAATATAATGAAAGTGTTGTGTTTAGCCAGCTCATGCTGATCTTGTGATAGGGGAAAGCACATTCCCTCTACATTACtttccaaatgtgtgtgtgtgtgtgtgtgtgtgtaaagaaggaacacaataaatcacattttagcaCAACCATGTGATTAATGCAAGGAGGGCATAGTAAAGCTGTGGAAATCCCTGCTGATCAGACTTGAGGGCATAGTAAAGCGTGTGGAAATCCCTGCTGATCAGACTTGATGACACTTGAAGTGTTTGCAAGTACTGAAGAACATATGGATCAGTTCAGAAGGTAtcatgcataaaaaaaacatattcaggtttagaaatattaaaaaacatgtctAAAACAATTGTAAATCTGACTGATTTGACAGACAATAGCCCCATCTGCAGGGCAGAAATGTCACCTACACTCTGACTAGAGAAACAGCCACCTTTATTGATTGTATGAAaaagtgcacatacagtacagcgAGGAAGTAACTTCACACTGAAAACATAAAGATAGCAAAAATGGTCCCTCTGAATAACTTGTGTGCAAAAAAAGGCACCTTtgttataaaagtaaaaacagaccAAAGCTGttcagtaaaaatacaaaactagaaaaaagaaatctcactaattcaaacagtttttttcatgACATCAAAGTTATTTTGAGAGTACGATTAAAAAACATTGGACAAGTGCAGtcaaacaatttttaattttcaaaattttgTCATTCAAGATTGATTTGGTCTTAGCCTTTAAAGGAATGTAGTGTTCTGTTATTCCATTATACATATTTGTAacagtgcagagaaaaaaaagaaaaataacctgagaagaaaaaaaaggtgtgtgatTAAAGCTCATCTCCAACGTGTTTTCTGCAAGACTGCGCTTCCTGACTGGAAGGAGAAATGTAGTTAACACATACAGCTTGTTTTGTGGTTAAAACACTCATTTCCATTTGATTGTCTAGTTTTTAATATagagaaaattaaacatttaagcaGAATGACAGAATCTTCAAGATTGGTTTCCTCAAAGCGCAGACAGCAAGAGACTAGCAAACAGACGGTTTTTAGCTGAACTCTCTGTTGGGAAGCACCAGAGGGGCCACCAGTGTCCAGAGATATAGGGCCAGGCCGAGCCAGCTGGAGCTGATCTTCACCCAGACAGCTGACATGGAGGTCTGCATGAGCTGATAGTTTGTGTCGGGCCTAGTGAGCCAAGAACAAAGTCAGAGGAAGTCTGCGCTGGGAGGCAGGAAAATTGTACTTGTGCAGGCATCAGACGAGAACACCAAAACATGGTTACTTACATGTACCAGTTGGTGAGAGTCATCATTATGTAGAGAGAGGCCAGAAAGAGGCAGAAGTGGAAGAAGGAGTAGCTGTAGGTTACTCCCTCCTCTTCATTGTCCACAGCCCGTCGGACACCGTTTTCACCTGTGGCTGCATCGTATTCGACTGTCAGACCCTGGCCCTCCTCAGTCTGCATCAGCTTGTTCACCTGGGCGTTGTTGGAGGAGCGGATGCTGGTCGAGGACATAGCATCATGACAGAACATGACCTTGTCTGACATATCTTCCTCAGACAGTTGTTGTAATCACACATGACAGTTAAcgctcttgtttttttcttaatctgTTTGGTTATCATTTCCTCAGAATTCCAATGTGTTTTTAGATCCAACACATATCCAGAATTTTaaggtaatgaaaaaaaaagaccaatgatattgtttttctcactttgcTTTTCTAAAGCTTGAGTAAGTGAGGTATAGTATTGATGAATAGTAAGTAGAAAAGGGGAGCTGCTGAAGCATAAGCACAAGGTGAAACTAAGCAGCTTCATTTATCTCTTGGCATTCactggtttcttttttctctttttggtcTGTTTCACTCAAAAGGACTTGACCAGCAATTCTCCCAAGAAACTGTTCAGCTTCTAGAATATTCAACTGAAAGCCTTCCCTAAAGCTTTTCTTTTGCAATCTCCCTTCAGTGACAGAAAGCAGTACACTAAACTCAACTTCAATGCAACATGCCCTCAGTGATGTATGCAGTTCTGCTTCAGGTCATTTGTAAACATGTCTATATCAAGTCATAATGACATGGACAGCGACAACAATAAATACCTGGCATAAAGAGTgcagaacaagaaaatgatcaATCCCACAATGCCCTGTGCATCCCACCACTGAATGTTTCCAGGGGCAGAGGTGGGAGGAGCCAGTCCTGGTGCTGGAGTTGGACTGCTTGGTTGGACCAAACTCAGCAGACTGGGGTTACACTGATGGTCTAAGGCGAAAAACACGCACAGACGTgacaacagttaaaaacaagAGAAGTGTCTGTTAAAGCCATAGAGGCTTGTTGTCTTTGCCCTTTTTCTAAATTCAGCTACCCTGGGTGGACTTACTGGGGTTGTTGGTCATGGCTGACCAGGTGACATACATGGTGTAGACAGAGATGACGGAGGCCTGCAGCAGGCCTGAGGTGGGCTGAGCCTCCTGTGGAGACATAGGCAGAGTCATAACAGAAAGTGAGGTGACcgattttttatttcatgacaACATACTGCGCATACATTACCAGTTGAGTGTAATATACTGAATGTAATAGTTAGGTAAAAATAAGTAGCTTAGGTAGCTTTAGTTCATAAATACCTACAAACATATTTCCAGAAATGTTGGGACGCtgcataaaatgtatattaaaagagaatgcagtgatttacaACTAATTTGAAACTTCTATTCAactgtaaatagtacaaagagaTATCAAAAGTTCAAACTGAGAGGTTTCTGGAAgattatttgctcattttgaatctgATGCCAGTAACACATGCCACAGAAGTTCAGATGCTGTTTAatagctaaataaaaacaatgcaaataatttaaagccAATATTAGATTAGGTCCCCAGGCCTCAACAGTTTTTAAAGCAGACATGGATTCTGTAGCGAAAATCACTGCATGGGATCCGGAAGATCTCTGAACACCACTAAATTATCATGCAAAGATACAACCATACATAAAAATTAtcccatttaaaatggactgaggtgaaCTTAAAAACCCTCCTGGTATCTGATGAGTCAAAATCTGAAATTCCTATTAGTAATTATAGGCACTGAGGCCTCAATGCTAAAGACAACAGGAACCATCTGTCTTAATATCAGACCACAGCTCAAAAGCCAGCattctcttttatttacattctacACAGCATCCTAACCTTTCTGTTGGGGTTTGAATATTAACATATTTCTCATTGAATCTACATTACCTGGACTTTGGGAAGAATAGAAACAACAGACACGATGATGCAGAATATCAAGTTAAGGCTGATGAAGACCTTGTGCTCTGTGCAGTCATGAACTTGGGTGTAAAACACGTAGAAGATCACAACTGCAGTGAACGTCAGGGCGTAGTGAAGAATGGTGAAAGACAACAAAGCTGCAAgaacaaatgttacaaaaaaataatggatATTGCGTtggttgaagaagaagaatttagAAACTGAGGTCTGAACAAGAGTTTGTAcccccttattttaaaatagcaaaaatagaaaaaactgaataaaacaaaaataaaacagaatcttCTTTTATcaacaaattttaatttaatgcatAGCTGCTATAGCTATAACTGTCTATTCATCAGAAATTACTTTTTGATTAgttgatcattttaattttcatttttttactatatctttttaaatacactcCTTAACCATTTTGTAACTGATCTAATGATGAATGAACACTGaatatgcattattattatgatgttATATGTGTATAGTTAGTGAAACATCCTATTTGGAGTTCAAAAGCAGGAGAAAATAACTTCTAGCAAGTACATTTCAAAAACACACTAGATTTTATATGGACTTTGTTtgtataaatacaatatatgtGCTGCCTTTCTAAACCACCTGCAAACCAGCATTTGCTGTTTCCGTTCTCTGCCTTCTCCAGCCAAGCCTGGTTCCAAGAATGGACAAAGTCCACCAGCAGGACAAGTTGGATGACGATGAAGATGAACGAGCCAACCAGGCCGAAGTAAtaccacactgaaaaaaataccAAGAACCTTAATAGAAGAGCTCTGTGCAGTGCCAGAGGTTTCAGTTCCCAGCACCAAGTGGATTCTAAGTACAGTGTGTTTAACAATTTCAATACTTGAGGTTAAACAGCAAGCCCTAATCGTGACCTGACTCACAACATTTGAACTCAAACCAAGTGGTgtagcagctgtgtgtgtgtggcagtgaaCAGCTGCTAGAGGGTTCAGTTAACATATAATCTGGCAATAAAAACTAGATCAATTCTGGCCTTACACTAAATGAGACACAAAACATATCCAGGCTTCAAACCTGTATTAAAGGTGCCATCTGGAATGAAGAAAGCTCCCACAGTTATGCCAACCAGCAATAGGAACTTGAAAAACCAGAACCtgtgaagaaaaaagtaaagttattCCAGGTATGTACAGAACATAATCTTAGATATGCAGTGCCCATGTCTGGCCAGAAGAGCACAGTGTTCCCACATTGTTCAGTGCTGTGTGCTGAGGCTGCACTACAAACCCATTTTGGATTGAGGCCCGGGGGTCCTTGCTGCTGCGCACTCTGATCATAATGAtggagaaaaggaagaagaagcaggCCATGGCGAAACACATTCGGTACACGGACTTGTAGCCAACGATGATGTCACAGTTTACCTTGTTCTCTATGCCAGGTATGGTTGTGCCACCCGTGCAGAAACCTGGAATCTGATGGTGTGAAACCAACCACACAAAGGAAATAATGAGTGGAGTACAGGCAAGGATTCAACTGGGTCAACTGGAATGGCTTTGGAATATCTTTGAAAAATTACTGAATCCTCTGAGATTtctggaagaaaaacaacaaacacataatCCAAGTATCCTGTGCTGCTGCTCTACCAGACCACTGTTGCTGGGTTACACCCTTATGAAACCAATCTGAATTATTTCCTCATTGTACTCGAATTGGAAATGATATGTGGGATGAGAAAATGTAGTGACACTTGGGCCCTATGAGATGATGGTAGTGCTTCCATTTGGATCATTAAAATTGATCTAATCTACGCTTATCTGATGTACCTTTTTAAGATTCTCCTCCATGCCTGGGAGAATCATAATGACAGAGACCAGAGTCCCGAGCAGGAGCAGGAAAGAGAAAGCCAGCCGGCTCATGGTTGAGTTGTTCGTCGAAGGGCAGCATGATGAAAGGAGGCAGGAGGCTGAGCCGCACAAACATGATGCCTAGAGAAAAGGCAATGGAAAGAATTAGCAGTGAATATacggatttattttttatgaggCTCTGGGGTGTCGGATAATTAGGGTAATGCATGCATGGCTTTGTTTGACTGGCcgggataaaaaaaataaaataaatagcagTATTTCTGCTGTCAGGGCAACCACTTTCCTTCTCCTGCACAGCTCAAGAAAAGCAGAGACAAATGATGATTTACAGTGATTTAgagggcaactgtggtgcaagAGGTAGAGCgatcgtccaccaatcccccagtcgctggttcaatccccggctcctccagtaaCATGTCGAAGTGTTACTtcaaccccaacttagttgctcctggtgagtgctAAATCTGCCATCACAACAAATCTCTCTCGGTCTGTTTCTTATCCAACATGGTAAATGAGCTCACATAGGATTCCTACATGATCCAGAGGCAGACTGCTGAGAGGTGTGTGCAGCACTGAAGCAGAGACTATGGCTGAGATCAGCCATCCTTTACTAAATATGATCATGCACCAGAGCACACAAGCTTTGGGTATGAACACTGCAGAATCTGGTTTCCATGGTCATAATGGTCTGTACCTTACTACCTTAGAAATACATGACATTCATCCTAAAaacagtgaaggaaaaaaatcacaccATAACAAAGCTCTAGGTTTACTATGGAATGCTAAATGGAACACTCAGTGTGCCCCTATTACACTTAAGGGCGTTGTCAGTATTTGACCTAATACTTTATACATGCAATAAAAAGCTCTCCATTCAACTATGTAGTTGTAGAACTACTccccaaacaaaacacagttaccCTGACAACTGGCTAACCAAACCTTAAAGGCATATACTTCAAAAGTGGTTATGTGATGTCACTGATACAATTATACATACACATCTTAATTTACCTAACCTTTCAATACACAGcgactacagaaaaaaaacaaagcagaagaaacacagaaaaaacttGCCGTTGGCTCATACAATAGTCTTTGTCATCACCAGGATGATTCAATGTTGTCacaaataaatactaaaaaattCCAATGGAATTAAATAGGATACACAAGAATTCGATTTAGTATAAGGCAAGCATACTGACAGTAAGTACAATgtcactacaaaaaaaaaataaacacaaacagtgacGGGTAAAACGCGGAAATAGCGTCTTTTGGAACAAATTCTAAAACATTAACAGACTCACAAGTCAATAAGATAACTGAAAGACGCAATAAAAACAGGACCCTATCGATCGAACCACCCTTCAAAGATCTGGCAATTTCTCCTTACTTGTAATgtatataattatttacatttgccTGAGGATTTTATAACTTGTTTATAACTGGGTTCAAGTGCatctaaactttaaaaagtgacaCAGATGTCTCAACAAAATGTGGAATACATGCTTTACTTTTAACTCTGCACAATGGCAGAATTAAAATACTAAGTCAGTAAGCACCAGAAGACTGTGATTTTAAAGCTAGTTTCACATGACGTTACGTCGTCGATACTGAACCGACGCATGTTGCGTTAACTCTGCTAAGCTAACGTTAGGTTAAACAAGCCTAACAATTaagaaaatgtgagaaatatTAAGTCTACATAGTGTTGTACAGTAACAATATCAACGGTAAATATATACTCACACAACTAGCGAGGGAACCTAGTGCTAAACAAGCCCCCATGTTGATTTAAGTAACAATTCCGATTAAAGTCGTAAAAACTTGACAAGTTCAGGAAGAAACTATTAAATAGCTGCGTCAATTCGGTTAAAAAGGACAGACGGAAATCCGCCTACAttcttcacaataaaagatTGAAGGCATGCAGAACGTTGATCACAACGTTAACAGAAACAGGTTATCCTAAAAATCTAGTTCTTAATTTTAAAGATATTGCATTTTCTGGTCTAAACGtctaatagaaataaaaagtatCAGATGACTATTAAGttaggtgtgttttgtttgttgttgacgTCATCGCCTACGTTAACgctatgacatttattttaatgaccCATTCACTTAACTTCCGACATTGGTCGGTAAAGTTTTTCCAAAGCTCATCCGTGAGGTCATCAAGGGCGTTGCTTGGTgggaacaaaaaacaaaaacaaaaaaacaccacactGTGATTGGTTTAGAGAGTCGTCACTCCGGTTTGGCCAATAACACGTTGATGCGCAGTTGAGAATCCAACCCTTTCTTGTGGCCTCATTATTTAGTAATTCAACACTTATGATTATAAATATACTGCACTTTAAGTTCAAACAGGCTTTTGTGATTTAGgtaaataatgcattttcaaTGCtaattataaacatttttaaaatttctacaAACGTTATGTTTCAACACTTGTCACCTATGgatagaaaacaaaatctattaACTTTTAACCAATAAGACTGTCGAAAAACACATAGTGGCTGTAATGCTGTAGAGTATCTGAACTGTAAACTACAACTGATAACTACAATCATATTgaaatctattttatttattataaattttaTTGTAgcaattttatttccaaattatCATTATAATGTTCTTCAAGACTTAAAACAGTAGCTATTGCTATTGTATGGTACTTGGAAGAGTTTGTTTCTCCTGcatattacatttttctaatcTAAAAAATGCAAACTGCTTCATATTGGAGCCTGCAAATCAGTCTTGGCATGCTATAATATACCCCACCCCACCCAAATATGTGTTGTCATTCCTAAAAAAACCTCAGTGTCTAGTTCTGTTTTATTGCGTGGTTTACACAAACTGCAAGTCCTCAGACCTGGGACATCCATGAGTCTGTTCAGAAATCCATGGTGACAACCACTTCACATCTGTTCTGTCATTTAACACCCTACCACACCCACCCTCTCCTCCCATTGTGGAAGTAGTATTCAAGATTCTCGCTTGCATGTGTTATGAACATTTATGAAGACATTAAGCCTGAAAACGATTAACTATACCTGATAAATGTAGTAGAACTATAGTATAAAGTGCATTTAAATTGTGGATTCGTTGagtaaatttactttaaaatataatacatcTGTTCTCACACTGGCCTTGGTGGTCTAGCCTGTTTTCTAGTTCTAGTCTTTACTATCAACATAAGTGGAAGTGTGATCTGTTTGAAAAACCAGGAACCTCCCTGTTTTGTCTGTAGGGAATTTCCGATTGTTACACTAGAAAGTTATCTTTTCCAGATAAAAGCAACTTTGTTTAATTAAATCCACTCAGAGGTTTTGTTGCTACTGGTCTACAAAGTCTGAAACCTGCTGAGCTACCACTGTATCTGTATCTTCCCTGCTGCTGTAATTCTTCACTGTCTCCAACGTCAATTGTTAAGAGCAAATGTAAAAGAACCTTCATGACTGAAACAATTGCAGCTTTGTTGACATTGCTATTTCTACACCACTGCTTATCATGACCTACTGTTTTAAGCAGGTAATATTGACCTGTGATTTATAGCTTTATTATTACTCCATTAAGACTGGTCAGAggacacaaaataaattatctgCAAACCTGGGATTGGAGACCATTTACTGACTGATCCAATTACAGGTAATAAGGTGAGTCcatttgtaaacatttcatCTGTCGATGTGGTGCACCCCTAACTAAAAAGACAATGGTATAAACCTTTGAGCGGCAGCAGCGGAGCAAATGGGAAGCAGTATcatgatttcaaaataaaatgcagtaatgCAAATGTTCAGAAAGAGATGGATAAATATATGGATTTATATATTGGATGGAGTAATATACTAAATAATATAATCCAAACTTAAATACTACCTCGTCCTCCTACTATGACTACAcctactgtaataataataataaaaataataagagcCAATAGTAGGAAcatta
The nucleotide sequence above comes from Channa argus isolate prfri chromosome 1, Channa argus male v1.0, whole genome shotgun sequence. Encoded proteins:
- the serinc2 gene encoding serine incorporator 2 → MGACLALGSLASCASCLCGSASCLLSSCCPSTNNSTMSRLAFSFLLLLGTLVSVIMILPGMEENLKKIPGFCTGGTTIPGIENKVNCDIIVGYKSVYRMCFAMACFFFLFSIIMIRVRSSKDPRASIQNGFWFFKFLLLVGITVGAFFIPDGTFNTVWYYFGLVGSFIFIVIQLVLLVDFVHSWNQAWLEKAENGNSKCWFAALLSFTILHYALTFTAVVIFYVFYTQVHDCTEHKVFISLNLIFCIIVSVVSILPKVQEAQPTSGLLQASVISVYTMYVTWSAMTNNPNHQCNPSLLSLVQPSSPTPAPGLAPPTSAPGNIQWWDAQGIVGLIIFLFCTLYASIRSSNNAQVNKLMQTEEGQGLTVEYDAATGENGVRRAVDNEEEGVTYSYSFFHFCLFLASLYIMMTLTNWYMPDTNYQLMQTSMSAVWVKISSSWLGLALYLWTLVAPLVLPNREFS